One genomic region from Streptomyces sp. NBC_00582 encodes:
- a CDS encoding beta-ketoacyl-[acyl-carrier-protein] synthase family protein, which produces MSGRRVAVTGIGVVAPGGIGVPAFWDLLSHGRTATRGITFFDPAGLRSRIAAECDFDPAASGLAAEEIARSDRYIQFALVAGEEAVRDAGLDLARENPWRVGVSLGTAVGGTTRLEHDYVLVSHRGQRWDVDGGRAEPELHRAFTPATLAATVAERFEARGPVQTVSTGCTSGLDAVGYAFHTIEEGRADVCIAGASDSPISPITMACFDAIKATSPNNDDPAHASRPFDADRNGFVMGEGGAVLVLEDLEHAKARGARVYCELGGYATFGNAYHMTGLTKDGLEMARAIDFALDHARLDPTAIDYVNAHGSGTLQNDRHETAAVKRALGQHAYATPMSSIKSMVGHSLGAIGAIEVVACVLAMAHQVVPPTANYETPDPECDLDYVPRVARERTLNSVLSVGSGFGGFQSAVVLTRPRERT; this is translated from the coding sequence ATGAGCGGGCGGCGGGTGGCGGTCACCGGCATAGGCGTGGTCGCACCCGGCGGCATCGGTGTGCCGGCGTTCTGGGACCTGCTCTCGCACGGGCGGACCGCGACGCGCGGCATCACCTTCTTCGATCCGGCCGGCCTGAGGTCACGGATCGCCGCCGAGTGCGACTTCGACCCGGCGGCCTCGGGGCTGGCCGCCGAGGAGATCGCCCGCAGCGACCGGTACATCCAGTTCGCGCTGGTCGCCGGGGAGGAGGCGGTGCGGGACGCGGGCCTCGACCTCGCCCGGGAGAACCCGTGGCGGGTCGGGGTGTCGCTGGGCACCGCGGTCGGCGGCACCACCCGGCTGGAGCACGACTACGTGCTGGTCAGCCATCGCGGGCAGCGCTGGGACGTCGACGGCGGGCGGGCGGAGCCGGAGCTGCACCGCGCGTTCACGCCGGCCACGCTCGCGGCCACCGTGGCCGAGCGGTTCGAGGCGCGCGGCCCGGTGCAGACGGTCTCCACGGGCTGCACCTCGGGGCTGGACGCCGTCGGGTACGCCTTCCACACGATCGAGGAGGGCCGGGCCGACGTCTGCATAGCCGGCGCGTCGGACTCGCCGATCTCCCCGATCACCATGGCGTGCTTCGACGCGATCAAGGCGACGTCGCCGAACAACGACGATCCCGCCCACGCCTCCCGCCCCTTCGACGCCGACCGCAACGGCTTCGTGATGGGCGAGGGCGGCGCCGTCCTCGTCCTGGAGGACCTGGAGCACGCCAAGGCCCGTGGGGCGCGCGTCTACTGCGAGCTGGGCGGCTACGCCACCTTCGGCAACGCGTACCACATGACGGGGCTGACCAAGGACGGTCTGGAGATGGCCCGGGCGATCGACTTCGCCCTCGACCACGCCCGGCTGGACCCCACGGCCATCGACTACGTCAACGCGCACGGGTCGGGCACCCTGCAGAACGACCGTCATGAGACGGCGGCCGTGAAGCGGGCCCTGGGGCAGCACGCGTACGCCACCCCGATGAGCTCCATCAAGTCCATGGTGGGTCACTCGCTCGGCGCGATCGGCGCGATCGAGGTCGTCGCCTGTGTCCTCGCCATGGCCCACCAGGTGGTCCCGCCCACCGCGAACTACGAGACCCCCGACCCCGAGTGCGACCTGGACTACGTGCCGCGGGTCGCGCGGGAACGGACGCTGAACAGCGTGCTCTCCGTGGGCAGCGGGTTCGGCGGGTTCCAGTCCGCGGTGGTCCTGACCCGGCCGAGGGAGAGGACATGA
- a CDS encoding ketosynthase chain-length factor, which translates to MSAPRSRRAAVTGIGVVAPNGTNTQAFWKATQEGISVLDRVTREGCGHLPLRVAGEVRDFDASASVEERFLVQTDRFTHFAMAAADLALEDARLGQADTAEAPYSVGVVTAAGSGGGEFGQRELQQLWGKGSRFVGPYQSIAWFYAASTGQISIRRGFKGPCSVLAADEAGGLDALAHAARAVRRGTDVLVTGSTEAPLAPYSMVCQLGYEALSTVAEPERAYRPFTEAACGFVPAEGGAMFVVESESSARERGARVRAILVGHAATFTGASRWAQSREGLAQAIRGALDEAGCAPEEIDVVFADALGVPEADRAEALAIADALGAHGRKVPVTAPKTGIGRAYGGAPVLDTAAAVLAMEHGLVPPTPHVFDICHDLDLVTERARPADLRTALVLSRGLMGSNSALVLRHGAAHAS; encoded by the coding sequence ATGAGCGCACCGCGTTCACGGCGCGCCGCCGTCACCGGAATCGGTGTCGTCGCGCCGAACGGAACCAACACCCAGGCCTTCTGGAAGGCCACGCAGGAAGGCATCAGCGTCCTGGACCGGGTGACCCGCGAGGGCTGCGGGCATCTGCCGCTGCGGGTGGCCGGCGAGGTCCGCGACTTCGACGCGTCGGCCTCCGTGGAGGAACGCTTCCTCGTCCAGACGGACCGGTTCACGCACTTCGCGATGGCCGCCGCCGATCTCGCGCTGGAGGACGCCCGGCTCGGCCAGGCCGACACCGCCGAGGCCCCCTACTCGGTGGGCGTGGTCACCGCCGCCGGCAGCGGCGGCGGCGAGTTCGGTCAGCGGGAGCTGCAGCAGCTGTGGGGCAAGGGCAGCCGGTTCGTCGGGCCGTACCAGTCGATCGCCTGGTTCTACGCGGCGTCCACCGGCCAGATCTCGATCCGCCGCGGCTTCAAGGGCCCCTGCTCGGTGCTCGCCGCGGACGAGGCGGGCGGTCTGGACGCCCTCGCGCACGCGGCGCGGGCGGTACGGCGCGGCACCGATGTGCTGGTGACCGGCTCGACCGAGGCGCCGCTCGCCCCGTACTCGATGGTCTGCCAGCTCGGTTACGAGGCGCTGAGCACCGTGGCGGAGCCGGAGCGCGCCTACCGCCCGTTCACCGAGGCGGCGTGCGGGTTCGTGCCCGCCGAGGGCGGCGCCATGTTCGTCGTGGAGTCGGAGTCCTCGGCCCGGGAGCGGGGGGCCCGGGTGCGGGCCATCCTCGTCGGGCACGCGGCGACGTTCACCGGGGCCTCCCGGTGGGCGCAGTCGCGGGAGGGGCTCGCGCAGGCGATCCGGGGCGCGCTGGACGAGGCGGGGTGTGCCCCGGAGGAGATCGACGTGGTCTTCGCCGACGCCCTGGGGGTGCCGGAGGCGGACCGGGCCGAGGCGCTCGCGATCGCCGACGCGCTCGGCGCGCACGGCCGCAAGGTGCCGGTGACGGCGCCGAAGACCGGGATCGGCCGGGCCTACGGCGGGGCGCCGGTGCTGGACACGGCGGCCGCGGTGCTGGCGATGGAGCACGGTCTGGTCCCGCCCACCCCCCATGTCTTCGACATCTGCCATGACCTCGACCTGGTGACCGAGCGCGCCCGTCCCGCGGACCTGCGGACGGCGCTGGTCCTCAGCCGGGGCCTCATGGGGTCGAACTCGGCGCTGGTGCTGCGGCACGGCGCCGCCCACGCCTCGTAG
- a CDS encoding acyl carrier protein, translated as MSDRITLDELAGLMKKAAGITVTPERLREHADGEFGELGIDSLGMLGIVGELENRFGLALDLDMERCRTPREFLDRVNDALPAGA; from the coding sequence ATGAGTGACCGCATCACCCTGGACGAACTCGCCGGTCTGATGAAGAAGGCCGCGGGGATCACCGTGACACCGGAGCGGCTGAGGGAGCACGCGGACGGCGAGTTCGGCGAGCTGGGCATCGACTCGCTCGGCATGCTCGGCATCGTGGGCGAGCTGGAGAACCGCTTCGGCCTGGCGCTGGACCTGGACATGGAGCGCTGCCGGACGCCCCGGGAGTTCCTCGACCGGGTCAACGACGCGCTGCCGGCGGGGGCGTGA
- a CDS encoding SRPBCC family protein: MTGHTQNEITIAAPLDLVWDMTNDLENWPRLFSEYASVEILSREGRRTTFRLTMHPDDNGKVWSWVSEREPNRETLTVRARRVETGPFAHMDIHWRYEEVPAGVRMIWTQDFAMKPDAPVDDEWMTDNINRNSKVQLALIRDRIEKAAAERGTTRGLTD, encoded by the coding sequence ATGACCGGACACACGCAGAACGAGATCACGATCGCCGCCCCGCTCGACCTGGTCTGGGACATGACCAACGACCTGGAGAACTGGCCGCGGCTGTTCAGCGAGTACGCGTCCGTGGAGATCCTCTCCCGGGAGGGCCGCAGGACCACGTTCCGGCTCACCATGCACCCGGACGACAACGGCAAGGTCTGGAGCTGGGTCTCCGAGCGGGAGCCGAACCGCGAGACGCTCACCGTCCGCGCCCGCCGGGTGGAGACGGGGCCGTTCGCCCACATGGACATCCACTGGCGGTACGAGGAGGTGCCGGCCGGGGTGCGGATGATCTGGACGCAGGACTTCGCGATGAAGCCGGACGCGCCGGTCGACGACGAGTGGATGACCGACAACATCAACCGCAACTCCAAGGTCCAGCTGGCCCTGATCCGGGACCGCATCGAGAAGGCGGCCGCGGAGCGCGGGACCACCCGGGGCCTGACCGACTGA
- a CDS encoding TcmI family type II polyketide cyclase codes for MHQALIVARMAPGSAPDIAKVFEESDRGELPHLVGVVRRSLFQFGDVYLHLIESERDPGPAIAKVTNHPEFRDVSERLTAYVSAYDPETWRSPKDAMARRFYLWEREPAG; via the coding sequence ATGCACCAAGCCCTGATCGTCGCCCGTATGGCCCCCGGTTCGGCCCCCGACATCGCCAAGGTGTTCGAGGAGTCCGACCGGGGGGAGCTGCCGCACCTCGTCGGGGTGGTCCGGCGCAGCCTCTTCCAGTTCGGCGATGTGTACCTGCACCTGATCGAGTCCGAGCGCGACCCCGGCCCGGCCATCGCCAAGGTGACGAACCATCCCGAGTTCCGGGACGTCAGCGAGCGCCTGACGGCGTACGTCAGCGCCTACGACCCCGAGACCTGGCGTTCCCCGAAGGACGCCATGGCGCGGCGCTTCTACCTCTGGGAGCGCGAACCGGCCGGCTGA
- a CDS encoding methyltransferase, which translates to MTTAQSAPPPPMRLRELVFGAACAAALRASARLGVADALAEDPMTVEDLAAAVKTEPKPLRRLLRALSCYGVFAERPDGTFTHTDMSRLLREDDPHSLRNITLWCTEPWTWDAWPRLDEAVRTGHNVVEDLYGKEFFTYLNEDAPESAEVFNRAMTTSSEQSAREVAALLDLSGSRSVADIGGGQGHVVASLLDKYPAMRGTLLDLPRVVDNAVPRLREGGDLAGRARIVPGDVRKAVPVKADVYVIKNILEWDDESTARTLANVIGAGGPGTRVVVIENLVDDTPSMRFSTAMDLLLLLNVGGAKHTTESMVSRLTEAGLVIDDIRPVNPYLHAFDCHVPD; encoded by the coding sequence ATGACGACCGCTCAAAGCGCCCCGCCCCCACCCATGCGGCTGCGGGAGCTCGTGTTCGGGGCGGCATGTGCCGCCGCCCTGCGTGCCTCGGCCCGGCTCGGCGTCGCCGACGCCCTCGCTGAGGACCCCATGACCGTGGAGGACCTCGCCGCCGCGGTGAAGACCGAGCCGAAGCCGCTGCGCCGGCTGCTGCGCGCCCTGTCCTGCTACGGCGTCTTCGCCGAGCGCCCCGACGGCACGTTCACCCACACAGACATGTCCCGGCTGCTGCGCGAGGACGACCCGCACAGTCTGCGCAACATCACCCTGTGGTGCACCGAACCGTGGACCTGGGACGCCTGGCCCCGGCTCGACGAGGCCGTGCGCACCGGCCACAACGTCGTGGAGGACCTCTACGGCAAGGAGTTCTTCACCTACCTCAACGAGGACGCCCCCGAGTCGGCCGAGGTCTTCAACCGGGCCATGACCACCTCCAGCGAGCAGTCGGCGCGGGAGGTCGCGGCCCTCCTCGACCTGTCCGGCAGCAGGTCCGTGGCCGACATCGGCGGCGGCCAGGGCCATGTGGTCGCCAGCCTCCTCGACAAGTACCCGGCGATGCGGGGCACCCTGCTCGACCTGCCCCGCGTGGTCGACAACGCCGTGCCCCGGCTGCGCGAGGGCGGCGACCTCGCGGGCCGCGCCCGGATCGTCCCCGGCGACGTCCGCAAGGCCGTCCCCGTCAAGGCCGACGTCTACGTCATCAAGAACATCCTGGAATGGGACGACGAGTCCACCGCCAGGACCCTCGCCAACGTCATCGGCGCGGGCGGCCCCGGCACCCGGGTCGTCGTCATCGAGAACCTCGTCGACGACACCCCCTCCATGCGGTTCAGCACCGCGATGGACCTGCTGCTGCTCCTCAACGTCGGCGGGGCCAAGCACACCACCGAGTCCATGGTGAGCCGGCTCACCGAGGCGGGCCTGGTCATCGACGACATCCGGCCCGTCAACCCCTATCTGCACGCCTTCGACTGCCACGTCCCGGACTGA
- a CDS encoding right-handed parallel beta-helix repeat-containing protein has protein sequence MTKCHLVYLACTAAIVGTGLGAAPAAAGHPHHATHVVRQGQSIQKAVDAAAPGDTVYVAAGTYRESVTVTTDGVTLRGAGPRTVLRPAPVKKKATGTCAADGNGICVIGSKDRRIKHVTVAGLTVTGFTKNGVYATTTDKLTVRHVTAEKNGVWGIATEASRRTELRGNIARGNGDAGLFLANTVKEEQGATETGGTLVQGNRLEGNRIGVTVRRLRDLTVARNQMTGNCAAVFVVGDENKPKAGHVTVRDNRIVANNKSCPKTARLDALQGSGIVLTGAEDSVVTRNEIRDNAGTSPLSGGIVLFKSFVGTTSERNRISDNKLSGNSPADLVVTDTAGKGNTFERNTCKASRPAGLC, from the coding sequence ATGACGAAATGCCACCTTGTGTACCTGGCGTGCACCGCCGCGATCGTCGGGACGGGGCTCGGTGCCGCCCCGGCGGCCGCCGGGCACCCCCACCACGCGACCCATGTCGTCCGGCAGGGGCAGTCCATCCAGAAGGCGGTGGACGCCGCCGCCCCCGGCGACACGGTCTACGTGGCCGCCGGCACCTACCGGGAGAGCGTCACCGTCACCACCGACGGGGTGACCCTGCGCGGCGCGGGCCCGCGCACCGTGCTCCGCCCGGCCCCGGTCAAGAAGAAGGCCACCGGCACCTGTGCCGCCGACGGCAACGGCATCTGTGTGATCGGCAGCAAGGACCGAAGGATCAAGCACGTCACCGTCGCCGGACTGACCGTCACCGGCTTCACCAAGAACGGCGTGTACGCCACCACCACCGACAAACTGACCGTACGTCATGTCACCGCGGAGAAGAACGGGGTCTGGGGCATCGCCACCGAGGCCTCCCGGCGCACCGAGCTGCGCGGCAACATCGCCCGCGGCAACGGCGACGCCGGACTGTTCCTCGCCAACACCGTCAAGGAGGAGCAGGGTGCCACGGAGACCGGGGGCACCCTGGTCCAGGGCAACCGGCTGGAGGGCAACCGGATCGGCGTCACCGTCCGCCGGCTGCGCGACCTCACCGTCGCCCGCAACCAGATGACCGGCAACTGCGCGGCCGTCTTCGTCGTCGGCGACGAGAACAAGCCCAAGGCCGGCCATGTCACCGTGCGCGACAACCGCATCGTCGCGAACAACAAGTCCTGCCCGAAGACCGCCCGCCTCGACGCCCTCCAGGGCTCCGGCATCGTCCTGACCGGCGCCGAGGACAGCGTCGTCACCCGCAACGAGATCAGGGACAACGCCGGCACCTCCCCGCTGTCCGGCGGCATCGTCCTGTTCAAGAGCTTCGTGGGCACCACCAGCGAGCGGAACCGGATCAGCGACAACAAGCTCTCGGGCAACTCCCCGGCCGACCTCGTCGTCACGGACACCGCCGGCAAGGGCAACACCTTCGAGCGCAACACCTGCAAGGCCTCCCGGCCCGCGGGTCTGTGCTGA
- a CDS encoding O-acetyl-ADP-ribose deacetylase: MTTLTLVRGDITEQSVDALVNAANSSLLGGGGVDGAIHRRGGPAVLADCRRLRASHYGKGLPTGQAVATTAGDLDARWVIHTVGPVYSASEDRSALLASCYRESLRVADELGARTVAFPAVSAGIYGWPLDDAARIAVETVRATPTEVEEIRFVLFDERAYTAFARQTG; the protein is encoded by the coding sequence ATGACCACCCTCACGCTTGTCCGGGGCGACATCACCGAGCAGTCCGTGGACGCCCTCGTCAACGCGGCCAACTCCTCGCTCCTCGGTGGCGGTGGCGTCGACGGCGCCATCCACCGCCGGGGCGGCCCCGCCGTCCTCGCCGACTGCCGCCGCCTGCGCGCATCCCACTACGGCAAGGGCCTGCCCACCGGCCAGGCCGTCGCCACCACGGCCGGCGACCTGGACGCCCGCTGGGTCATCCACACCGTCGGCCCCGTGTACAGCGCGAGCGAGGACCGCTCCGCCCTGCTCGCCTCCTGCTACCGCGAGTCCCTCCGCGTCGCCGACGAACTCGGCGCCCGCACGGTGGCCTTCCCCGCCGTCTCGGCCGGCATCTACGGCTGGCCGCTGGACGACGCCGCCCGTATCGCCGTGGAGACGGTCCGCGCCACCCCGACGGAGGTCGAGGAGATCAGGTTCGTCCTGTTCGACGAGCGGGCGTACACGGCGTTCGCACGGCAGACCGGGTGA
- a CDS encoding phytoene desaturase family protein: MLDAVVVGAGPNGLTAAVELARRGFSVALFEARDTVGGGSRTEELTLPGFRHDPCAAAHPLGINSPAFRALPLERYGLQWLHADLPMAHPFPDGSAAVLSRSVAETAASFGPRDAGAYRRLVEPFLPHWDTLVRDFMSLPRTALPRDPVTLARFGLAGLPPSTWLVRRFRDEPAKTLFAGLVAHVMAPLGGLATGAVGLVFALAAHARGWPVARGGSQAISDALAAYLEDLGGSVHTDYEVKRLDDLPPARAYVFDTTPTALARIAGFGSHYARFRYGAAAFKVDYALDGPVPWTAPEARVAGTVQIGADSAEIGTALRAASKEGRAPERPFLITVQPGVADPTRAPAGKQVFWAYGHVPNGWTGDLTDAVERQLERFAPGFRDRVLARAVAGPAELAARNANYVGGDIASGAATGLQLLLRPKLSLSPYATPHPAVFLCSSSTPPGPGVHGMSGHNAAKAVWRRLRAQN; this comes from the coding sequence ATGCTCGATGCGGTCGTGGTGGGGGCGGGGCCCAACGGGCTGACCGCCGCAGTGGAGCTGGCCAGACGCGGCTTCTCCGTGGCGCTGTTCGAGGCGCGCGACACCGTGGGCGGGGGATCCCGCACCGAGGAACTCACCCTCCCCGGCTTCCGCCACGACCCGTGCGCCGCGGCCCACCCCCTCGGCATCAACTCACCGGCGTTCCGCGCCCTGCCACTGGAGCGGTACGGCCTTCAGTGGCTGCACGCCGACCTGCCCATGGCGCACCCGTTCCCCGACGGCAGCGCCGCCGTGCTGTCCCGGTCGGTCGCCGAGACCGCCGCGTCCTTCGGACCGCGCGACGCGGGCGCGTACCGCCGTCTCGTCGAGCCGTTCCTGCCCCACTGGGACACCCTCGTCCGGGACTTCATGTCGCTGCCGCGCACCGCGCTCCCACGCGACCCGGTCACCCTGGCCCGCTTCGGCCTGGCCGGGCTTCCCCCGTCCACCTGGCTGGTCCGCCGCTTCCGCGACGAACCGGCCAAGACCCTCTTCGCCGGACTCGTCGCCCATGTCATGGCCCCGCTCGGGGGCCTGGCCACCGGCGCGGTCGGCCTGGTCTTCGCCCTCGCCGCGCACGCCCGCGGCTGGCCCGTGGCCCGAGGCGGCTCCCAGGCCATCTCCGACGCCCTCGCCGCCTACCTCGAGGACCTCGGCGGCAGCGTCCACACCGACTACGAGGTCAAGCGCCTCGACGACCTGCCCCCGGCCCGCGCCTACGTCTTCGACACCACCCCCACCGCCCTCGCCCGCATCGCCGGCTTCGGCAGCCACTACGCACGCTTCCGCTACGGCGCCGCCGCCTTCAAGGTCGACTACGCGCTCGACGGACCGGTCCCCTGGACCGCGCCGGAGGCCCGGGTGGCCGGGACCGTGCAGATCGGCGCGGACAGCGCGGAGATCGGCACCGCCCTGCGCGCCGCGTCCAAGGAGGGCCGCGCACCCGAACGGCCCTTCCTGATCACGGTCCAGCCCGGCGTCGCCGACCCCACCCGGGCCCCGGCCGGCAAGCAGGTGTTCTGGGCCTACGGGCATGTGCCCAACGGCTGGACCGGCGACCTCACCGACGCCGTCGAACGCCAACTGGAGCGCTTCGCCCCCGGGTTCCGCGACCGCGTCCTCGCCCGCGCCGTCGCCGGCCCCGCCGAACTCGCCGCCCGCAACGCCAACTACGTCGGCGGCGACATCGCCTCCGGCGCGGCGACCGGCCTCCAGCTCCTGCTGCGCCCCAAGCTCTCCCTGTCCCCGTACGCGACCCCGCACCCGGCCGTGTTCCTCTGCTCCTCGTCCACCCCACCGGGCCCCGGCGTCCACGGCATGTCCGGCCACAACGCGGCGAAGGCCGTGTGGCGGAGACTGCGCGCCCAGAACTGA